TTCAATTGGAAACTGCCATGTACAAGTCGTAGCCGCAGAAGTAATTGTAATACCTCTTTCCTGCTCTTGCTCCATCCAGTCCATTGTTGCAGCACCATCATGTACTTCACCAATTTTATGAGAAACACCTGTATAATAAAGAATACGTTCTGTAGTAGTAGTTTTTCCTGCATCAATATGTGCAGCAATACCTATATTTCTTGTGAATTTTAAATCTCTTGCCATTTCTAATTAAAATCTAAAGTGAGAGAATGCTTTGTTTGCTTCAGCCATTTTATGAGTATCCACTCTTTTCTTAACGGCTGCACCTTCTTCTTTAGCAGCAGCTAATACTTCTGATGCTAAACGTTGTGCCATAGATTTTTCGTTTCTTTTACGAGAATAGCTAATTAACCATTTCATCGCTGTAGAAACTTTACGGTCTGGACGAATTTGCATTGGTATTTGGAATGTTGCTCCACCAACTCTACGACTACG
This DNA window, taken from Winogradskyella sp. PC-19, encodes the following:
- the rpsG gene encoding 30S ribosomal protein S7; the encoded protein is MRKRAAKKRPLLPDPKFNDQLVTRFVNMMMWDGKKSVAFKVFYDAIDIVEEKKNDDEKTALEVWKDALSNVMPHVEVRSRRVGGATFQIPMQIRPDRKVSTAMKWLISYSRKRNEKSMAQRLASEVLAAAKEEGAAVKKRVDTHKMAEANKAFSHFRF